Sequence from the Nitrosopumilus maritimus SCM1 genome:
ATGTTGCCACAGTATCTTCCGATGGAATGCCAAACATTTCTCCTAAGGGAACCATAATTGGATGGTCAAAAAACCAATTAGCATTTGCAGACATTCGTTCTCCTGACACCATGAAAAATTTGCAGACTAATCCTAATGTCGAAATTAATGTAATTGATCCTTTGTTACGCAAGGGATTTTTATTCAAAGGTTCAGCCAAAATCCTTGAAGATTCCACTATTTATGATGAAATCTTGAACTATTATCGTAATAATGGCATAAAGAGTCCAATCAACTCAATTGTTCTAGTTGATGTGGCTGAAATTTCAGAAGTAACTTCCCCTCTATATGATATGGGTATTGGTGAAGAGGAAATTAAATCAAAATGGAAAAAGCATTTTGATAGTTTATGATTTTTCTGATTTTAATTTGTCTAATTCTTTTTTAGTCTCTTCATGCTCTTCTCTTTCTTTTTCTAAAAGCAATTGAATTGCTTCTAATTCTTTATGTGCATTGTTTAATTTTGATTTTAACGAGCCTACAACAGCACTTGCAGCCTCTATTACTCCAGCAGAACTTTTGTTATCTCCTTGTATGAATTCTCTTTCTTTTGGTGTAAGAATATTGGTATCTTGAAATTCATCTTTTTTGTTTAATTCTTCTTTTGCATTGTATAATCGTGAATTTGCCTCATCTAGTTCCTTTTCTGCTTCGACTTGCTGTTTTCTAATTTGAGATAGCATTGATTGCTCTGATGCAACACTTTCTTTAGTTTTCTCATATTCTTTTGTAATTTCTTCTAACTCTTGTTTTACCTTTGATAAGTTCTCTTCTGTTTTTGTAAACTCTTCAAATGATTCTGAATTTTTGATTTTCTCTGATTCTATAATTTTTTCTTTAGTTTCTTTGTATTCTCGTAAAACAATGTCTAACTCCATTTTTTTTTGATTAAGTTCCTTTTTAACTAACATCAAATTACTAACCGCTGTTTCATATTCTTCTTTGACTGAATCAATTTTTTGTTGAATATCATTTAACTCATCTTGTTTTCTTCTAAACTCATTTTGTAGACTTTCAACTTCAGTTTCTAATTCTTTTTTTAGAACAGATTCTTCATTATTTTCTGATACTGCGTCTTCCTTTTTCCCAAACAATCCCAATTCATTTCTCACCGTATTTCTCTAAGAGACCCATCTTTCTTTATGGTTGTTTTGTTCTGTGTCTGATGAATTTGAGATAGAATCCCAATCCTCCAATTAACAGACCTGCAACCCATGTTGCTATGCTCATGCTTTTAGGAACAATTGCTTCTTGTGGGCCTATGATGAGTAATAGTGCCCCTAAGATGATTAATGCAAATCCTCCACTCCTTTTTGATTTGTTGTGCTCAGAATGGGCCATTTTTTACGTATACTCTGATATTGTTTTTGCTACTTGCTTTCTTCCAATATCTGAAATGAATGGACCTATCTTTGGACCTCTAGATGTCCCCAAAATAATCTGATAAAGTATTTTGAAGAAATCTTTTGGTTGCACATCATTTGATTTTGCAATTTGGTAAATTGTATTTTGAATATCTTCTGGTTCTTCGTCTGCTCCTAATGCTTCAGACAAAATCTTTAATGCTTTTTTTGAAGTTTCATCTAAATCGATTTGTGTTTTCTCTTGTTCATCAAATTCATCTGAATAATTACCTGCAAGATCTATGAGTTTTTCAATTTCTGGTTCTGGATTTTTTATAACTCCATAATCTAGTAATTTTTTCATCACTCTTTCGTTTCTGTTTTCTTTGAATATCTTTGCTAATTCAATTAACAATCTATAGTTTACATGTGTACTTGCTTGCTTTGGCGGATTTAACAAATTAACATACTCGTACAGTCCTTTTGATTTTGTGAGTTTTGCTGGATTGTCTACTTTGATTCTTCCAAAGAAGATATCTTCTAATTCATTATATTCACTCATCAATGATGGAATGTCTTCTAACCCTAATTCTCTTGCACCTGTGATTCTTTTGTATAGTAACAATAGAATTGATTTTGGACTGCCAAACTCCATCCATCTTTGAGCAGTCAACACATTTCCTAGAGATTTTGAAATCTTTTTTCCACCTTTATCTAGAAACATTTCATATTTTACGTGATGAGGATGTGGGAACTGTAAAATTTCATCTGCTACCCAATCATTTACTTTGACTGAGTCCATGATATCTTTCCCATATGCTTCAAATCTAATATCAAATGCAGACCATCTTGCAGCAAACTCTACTTTCCAGGCTAGTTTCCCTAAATCTTTTGTAATGTCTGCTTCTCCTTCATAACCACATCCTTTGACCATTTTCCCACCGATTTCTGCATCATGGCATCTGTACTTTACCTTCTTTTCATCAGCAATGTACTCTATTGCTTCTGCTGTGTAGAGACGATTACAATTAGCACATACTGGGAAATATGGCAAATATTTTTGATATTTCTCTTGTCCTACTAGTTCTGCAATTTTATCTCCAATCTTTGTACTGTTTTGGAGGATTGTGTGGATTTGGTCTTTGAGTAATCCTTGTTTGTAAGTGTCTTTGGCTCGTCTGAATTCATATTTTATTCCAACTTCGTCTAGTCCTTCTAAGAGTATACTGCTCATATGCATTCCATACGAATCATGTTCTCCATATGGATCTGGAATGAGTGAAACTGGTTTTGCAATATGTTCTTCTAATCCAAAATCTTTCATTCCTTCAGGAATTTTTCTTAATCCATCAAGATCATCTGAATATGCAATTAATTCTGATTTGTATCCTAAATTCTCTAACGCAAGTTTAACACCATATGCTCTTACTGCATCACCTAAACTTCCAATGTGTGGAATTCCGGATGCACCAAGACCGCTTTCGACTCTTAAAACATCTGTATTTCTACCAAGTGCTTTTTCTCTTTCTAGTAATTCATATGCTAACTTGTCAATCCAAGTCCCTTTACCAATAATTTCTTGTTCAGACATTTACTAACTCAACTCTTTTGCCATGTATGGCCCATATAACGAATACCCTAATTTTTGGTAATACTCTCTTGTTCCAACTGCACTAATTACCAACATCTTCTTTGCATCAAACTCTTCTTTTGATATTTTCTCAGCTTCTTTCATCAATTTTTTACCAAATCCTGAATGCTGAATTTCATTTTCTTCTTTTTCTCCAATCTTTAGAGACTTTCCATAAACATGTAATTCTCTTACAATACATGTGTCTTTGACTTCATCTCTATGTGCATCATCACTTGGTTTTCTTAATCTCAAAAATCCATAAATTGATTCATCTTCATCCTCAAATGACAAGAACACTTCTTTTCCTCCTGATGAATCATAATTGATTCGTGTTAGTTTGATGTCTCTTTCCTCTGGGTTGGATTTGGTTAATCCTGCCTCTCGGCATCTGATACATTTGCATTTTAGTCCTTGTTTTGTCAAATTTTGATGCACAATCTGTCTTAGATTGCCTGATTTTGGACCTGCGATAATCTCATTTGGAGATATTTCTCTTTGAACACGCATGATTCTGACCCATTTTGGGATGTCTTTCTTTACTTC
This genomic interval carries:
- a CDS encoding coiled-coil domain-containing protein, whose translation is MRNELGLFGKKEDAVSENNEESVLKKELETEVESLQNEFRRKQDELNDIQQKIDSVKEEYETAVSNLMLVKKELNQKKMELDIVLREYKETKEKIIESEKIKNSESFEEFTKTEENLSKVKQELEEITKEYEKTKESVASEQSMLSQIRKQQVEAEKELDEANSRLYNAKEELNKKDEFQDTNILTPKEREFIQGDNKSSAGVIEAASAVVGSLKSKLNNAHKELEAIQLLLEKEREEHEETKKELDKLKSEKS
- a CDS encoding pyridoxamine 5'-phosphate oxidase family protein, whose translation is MFEITEEIKNFLNLQKLGYVATVSSDGMPNISPKGTIIGWSKNQLAFADIRSPDTMKNLQTNPNVEINVIDPLLRKGFLFKGSAKILEDSTIYDEILNYYRNNGIKSPINSIVLVDVAEISEVTSPLYDMGIGEEEIKSKWKKHFDSL
- the lysS gene encoding lysine--tRNA ligase produces the protein MSEQEIIGKGTWIDKLAYELLEREKALGRNTDVLRVESGLGASGIPHIGSLGDAVRAYGVKLALENLGYKSELIAYSDDLDGLRKIPEGMKDFGLEEHIAKPVSLIPDPYGEHDSYGMHMSSILLEGLDEVGIKYEFRRAKDTYKQGLLKDQIHTILQNSTKIGDKIAELVGQEKYQKYLPYFPVCANCNRLYTAEAIEYIADEKKVKYRCHDAEIGGKMVKGCGYEGEADITKDLGKLAWKVEFAARWSAFDIRFEAYGKDIMDSVKVNDWVADEILQFPHPHHVKYEMFLDKGGKKISKSLGNVLTAQRWMEFGSPKSILLLLYKRITGARELGLEDIPSLMSEYNELEDIFFGRIKVDNPAKLTKSKGLYEYVNLLNPPKQASTHVNYRLLIELAKIFKENRNERVMKKLLDYGVIKNPEPEIEKLIDLAGNYSDEFDEQEKTQIDLDETSKKALKILSEALGADEEPEDIQNTIYQIAKSNDVQPKDFFKILYQIILGTSRGPKIGPFISDIGRKQVAKTISEYT